From the genome of Medicago truncatula cultivar Jemalong A17 chromosome 2, MtrunA17r5.0-ANR, whole genome shotgun sequence:
ACCCACAACGGAATCTGAGTTTGATGCATTTGTAGTTCAGCTTCTGAAATATACAAATGATGCTCTTCCTTGAGACATGGATTCACTTTTGTGACACCGTTTCTCATTTTCGGGATAATGATGTCCTCATCTACAACTTCAGGATATATCTTGTTGCTGTCTGCGATTCCATTTTCGCCATATATATCAACATTATCTTCTCGCTCTCTACGACTATGACTGTGACATATATTCCATTTATGCATGGCCTCAACTACTAATCTTGCTTCGGCCTGTGGAGTGGATTCATGAGCAGGGGATAATCCAGAAACAACAGCTGAATCTTGACCAGTTATTGTCCGAAGAGCATATTGTATCATCGATCCACTAGGTGAAAAGACCAACAAGTGATGATTTGCCTTAGAATTGTTCCCATCACCATAGACAGCTCCACTTCCTTTACAGTTACGGAAAGACGAAGCAATAGCACCATAAAGGGGACTCTTCCTACCAGTTGCAGCTGCAGCAGCACCACTGACAGTACCTCTCCAACCATTGTTTCCATTCCTAATTCTGCTTACTACAGAAAGTGTGATCGGAGGGCCACCTACATACAGGCTCTGCTGTTTAGGCATTTGTACAGCCAATATAGAAGCCCGGCGGACTGATTGATTAGTCGCAGTGCTTAATCCATTAGtttttgtattaaaattatCATCATTAGACTGAATATTTACATATCCTCCTTGAGGATTTATGGCAAAGAGATGGTTAGTGCCTCTAGAAGAACTAATCATAATCCACTTGCTGTCGTCACTGAAACTGATATCTTGTATAACCTGAGAACAATGATTGATAAAGGTCTCAGCTTCTCGTAAACGAAttgcaaaaagaaaatgataatatAGCAAAATCAAAGGATAAGTGAGAATGAATATGCACTCACCGCATTTGTAAAACCACGTTGCAACCTGTATAAATGAACGTGGGAAGGACCGGCATCAGATGCTGACGAATTCTCTCGCAGAGGCATtatcttaaaaacatttatgtTATGACCCTGAACAGAAGCGGTCACTAATATGGTACCACTAGGATCAAAGCATAAGGCTGAAATTGGACTTTTGTGGGCCCGGAATTGGGCAACTACGTTTTTGGTGACAATATCTTTAACAATgacctgaaatataacaatagcGAAGTTAACTTCACATAAAATATTAGTATGAAATGCAAAAATACCAGTTGACTTATTAAAGAAATATAGTATCATTATCATggaccaaaattaaaaaattgacgatcctcaaaattaaaaaattgacgATCCTCACAACCTATGATAAAACAAAATGCAAGTGTTAAATTGTGACAAACTATCATGTCCAGATAGACATTGCCACGTTCAAAACAAGGCTTGAACCAAAATTATAGTAACGATATAGATATAATTTTATGCACTATCCCAATTCTTAAACTAGCCAATCATGACTACATTATCATATGTACTTCTCAAGTCAAAATAATATTCAAGTGCGATATATACAATTCGATTTATAAATtatcacaataaaaaaaaaaaaaacagtatttacCATTCCAACGTTATCTAAATCTGCTGAATGGCCATTAATGCTTCCGTTGACCTTTGATCCAGAATTTACAGATTGTACTGAACCAATGTTATCAGAGCAATATCTGGAAAGTTTTTTATATCCCATATCCCCAAGAGTCACAATCCCGGTAGCAAGATGCTTGCTTGATTCTTTAGCATAGTGTGCAATCAAGCTACTATTTGAAGAAAAACCAGGAAAGCTTGCAGAAGGCGTCAAATGCTGCGGACTAACATGGCTGGAAGTGGAGACCGCAACTGGACTTCCACTATAAGCCAGCCATCTTGGACCCACCGCAAGTGGTCCATAGCCTATGCCTCCAGAACCAGGACAACTCAAGGCTATTGGATTGGTAAGTAAAGTATATTCCCTTTCTAATGTGGTAGCATTAAAACAATGTATCTGCAAAATAACAACTCCATTCAACATTTCAAAAACGAATATAGTAAAAATGAGGTTTAATTACTCCGTAGACCCCAGAactaaaaatattgtaaatgGTCCCCggataatatttaaataatttcaatCAGGGCcataaacttttaaaaatcaGGGACCTATTTAAAAACAATCAGGGATCCAAATAGAGATTTTTTTAGTTCAGGGACCTATTTAAAAATCTTCAAATAGTTTAGGGACCTACAGAgtaattaaacctaaaaatgacaGGCAAAGATATTAGACAGCA
Proteins encoded in this window:
- the LOC11407930 gene encoding autophagy-related protein 18f, whose protein sequence is MGMRNDGQKQQLLQQGGVGIGVVGGGRTNGFLPTSFRAISSYLRIVSSGASTVARSAASVASSIVDRDDVADHDQVIWAGFDKLEGEGDIVQQVLLLGYRSGFQVWHVDESNNVRDVVSKHDGPVSFMQMVPNPIASKKSEDKFASSRPLLVVCADGFFGGGSNIKDGLTGSPNGTASNSHDQMNGNYMPTTVQFYSMKSHSYVHVMKFRSVVYSVRCSSRIIAVSQSTQIHCFNATTLEREYTLLTNPIALSCPGSGGIGYGPLAVGPRWLAYSGSPVAVSTSSHVSPQHLTPSASFPGFSSNSSLIAHYAKESSKHLATGIVTLGDMGYKKLSRYCSDNIGSVQSVNSGSKVNGSINGHSADLDNVGMVIVKDIVTKNVVAQFRAHKSPISALCFDPSGTILVTASVQGHNINVFKIMPLRENSSASDAGPSHVHLYRLQRGFTNAVIQDISFSDDSKWIMISSSRGTNHLFAINPQGGYVNIQSNDDNFNTKTNGLSTATNQSVRRASILAVQMPKQQSLYVGGPPITLSVVSRIRNGNNGWRGTVSGAAAAATGRKSPLYGAIASSFRNCKGSGAVYGDGNNSKANHHLLVFSPSGSMIQYALRTITGQDSAVVSGLSPAHESTPQAEARLVVEAMHKWNICHSHSRREREDNVDIYGENGIADSNKIYPEVVDEDIIIPKMRNGVTKVNPCLKEEHHLYISEAELQMHQTQIPLWVKPEIYFNPMLKESTIMDEEDASGGEFEIERIPTCMIEARPKDLVPIFNYMQAPKLQQTRAPAMDRKINEQVLHHRSESYGNGRISPRSVSETPEYMNNYGGEVITEHENHIEGTEWGNHVMPSETTGFVNNNDNLKPNTQHEIVNNRKEHLNMGAQLMLVNSDKRPENEEHLEENEDEFD